From the Ruminiclostridium josui JCM 17888 genome, one window contains:
- a CDS encoding type 1 glutamine amidotransferase, which produces MYQLKICHLYPDLLNTYGDMGNILALKRRAQWRNIDVSVTNVTIGDSFDSEEYDIVFLGGGQDYEQEIIQKDVLTQKGTEIKNAVEGSKVFLCICGGYQLMGKYYKTWDGKELEYLGAIDLWTIGSKERMIGNIVFESELISDNGSPLKIVGFENHSGRTYLGESVRPLGKVLFGNGNNGTDGFEGAVYKNVYCSYSHGSLLPKNPLLADHLISLALKQKYDKFDGLNQLEDAFENAARFTMIQRILK; this is translated from the coding sequence ATGTATCAATTAAAAATTTGTCACTTATACCCTGATCTTTTAAACACCTACGGAGACATGGGAAACATACTTGCTCTAAAAAGGCGTGCTCAGTGGCGCAACATAGATGTATCAGTAACCAATGTCACTATCGGAGACAGTTTTGATTCTGAAGAGTATGATATTGTTTTTCTCGGAGGCGGTCAGGATTACGAGCAAGAGATTATCCAAAAGGATGTGCTGACCCAAAAAGGTACGGAAATTAAAAATGCAGTAGAAGGCAGCAAGGTATTCCTATGTATCTGCGGAGGATATCAGCTTATGGGAAAATACTATAAGACCTGGGACGGAAAAGAGTTGGAATACCTCGGAGCAATTGATTTATGGACAATAGGCAGCAAGGAAAGAATGATAGGAAATATTGTATTTGAAAGTGAACTAATTTCAGATAATGGCTCACCTCTCAAAATCGTTGGATTTGAGAATCATTCTGGGCGTACCTATCTGGGGGAAAGTGTTCGTCCTTTGGGTAAAGTCCTTTTCGGCAATGGTAATAATGGTACGGATGGATTTGAAGGCGCTGTCTATAAAAACGTTTATTGCTCATACTCCCATGGAAGTCTACTGCCAAAAAATCCCCTTCTGGCGGACCATCTGATATCTTTAGCCTTAAAGCAAAAGTATGATAAATTTGATGGCCTCAATCAGTTGGAAGATGCTTTTGAGAATGCCGCAAGATTTACCATGATTCAAAGGATATTAAAATAG
- the aroF gene encoding 3-deoxy-7-phosphoheptulonate synthase — protein MIIVMKQSATAKDIENVESRLLDLGFKTHPIHGDIKTVIGAIGDKRLLNIHSISQMQGVETLVPIMKPYKLAGNELQHTPTVIDVGGVKIGGEEIVVMAGPCAIENEKDFVDTAISVKESGAKILRGGAFKPRSSPYAFQGLEEDGLKIMVAGREATGLKIVTEVVDTRDVELVNKYTDIFQIGARNMQNFRLLSEVGMTRKPVLLKRGLSATIEEWLMAAEYIIAEGNHDVILCERGIRTFETMTRNTLDLSAIPAIKDVSHLPVVVDPSHATGNWKYVPALAKGAIATGADGLIIEVHPNPPCALCDGPQSLRPMRFKSLMEELKLVAQAVQRSI, from the coding sequence ATGATTATTGTAATGAAGCAAAGTGCAACAGCAAAGGACATTGAAAACGTTGAAAGCAGGCTGCTTGATTTGGGTTTTAAAACCCATCCCATTCACGGAGATATAAAAACAGTAATTGGGGCAATCGGTGATAAAAGACTTCTTAATATTCACTCTATATCCCAGATGCAAGGTGTAGAAACCCTTGTACCTATTATGAAACCGTATAAACTTGCAGGTAATGAACTTCAGCATACACCGACAGTTATAGATGTGGGTGGAGTAAAAATAGGCGGCGAAGAGATTGTTGTAATGGCCGGGCCATGCGCTATTGAAAACGAGAAAGACTTTGTTGATACTGCAATCAGTGTAAAGGAAAGTGGAGCTAAAATCTTAAGGGGCGGTGCTTTTAAGCCCAGAAGTTCTCCATATGCATTCCAAGGACTTGAAGAAGATGGCCTTAAAATAATGGTTGCAGGTCGTGAAGCCACCGGACTTAAAATTGTTACTGAGGTTGTTGACACTAGAGATGTAGAACTTGTAAACAAATATACAGATATTTTTCAAATAGGTGCAAGAAACATGCAGAACTTCAGGTTATTAAGTGAAGTAGGCATGACCCGTAAGCCTGTACTATTAAAAAGAGGGCTGTCTGCAACTATTGAAGAATGGCTTATGGCTGCTGAATATATAATAGCTGAGGGTAATCATGACGTTATTCTTTGTGAAAGGGGTATACGTACTTTTGAAACAATGACTAGAAATACCCTCGATTTGAGTGCAATACCAGCAATAAAAGATGTTTCTCATCTTCCTGTTGTAGTTGATCCAAGTCATGCTACAGGTAACTGGAAATATGTCCCAGCCCTAGCAAAGGGAGCAATTGCTACAGGCGCAGATGGTCTTATTATTGAGGTTCACCCCAATCCACCATGTGCTTTATGTGACGGTCCTCAGTCTCTAAGGCCTATGAGATTTAAAAGCCTTATGGAGGAATTGAAATTGGTAGCACAGGCAGTACAAAGATCAATTTAA
- a CDS encoding lytic transglycosylase domain-containing protein: MIFLRKKKKGGIKILGVLITLVIIAAVGIAASRYVLEYLYPLEYTEYVEKYARQYNLDNYMVYAVIKAESGFNSQAVSPREAKGLMQIMDSTGEWAAEKAGINNFEKSMLLEPETNIKIGCWYLANLLKQFDYDTVVALAAYNAGSGNVSKWLKDPEKSHDGKSLSIIPFEETENYVSRIQKYYKMYKKLYDVDK, from the coding sequence GTGATTTTTTTGAGGAAAAAGAAAAAAGGCGGTATAAAAATATTAGGTGTGCTAATCACACTTGTTATCATAGCAGCAGTAGGAATAGCTGCTTCAAGGTATGTTTTAGAATACTTATATCCTTTGGAATATACGGAGTATGTTGAGAAGTACGCCCGGCAATATAATCTTGATAACTATATGGTTTATGCGGTTATAAAAGCAGAAAGCGGATTTAATTCCCAGGCTGTTTCTCCTAGAGAAGCCAAGGGCCTCATGCAGATAATGGACAGCACGGGGGAGTGGGCTGCTGAAAAGGCAGGAATTAATAACTTTGAAAAAAGTATGCTCCTTGAACCCGAAACAAATATAAAAATTGGCTGCTGGTATTTGGCGAATCTGTTAAAGCAGTTTGATTATGATACGGTGGTTGCATTGGCTGCTTACAATGCAGGTAGCGGAAACGTGTCAAAATGGCTGAAAGATCCTGAAAAAAGTCATGACGGAAAGAGCCTTAGTATTATACCTTTTGAAGAAACAGAAAATTATGTTTCTAGGATACAAAAATACTATAAAATGTATAAAAAGCTTTACGATGTTGACAAATAG
- the coaE gene encoding dephospho-CoA kinase (Dephospho-CoA kinase (CoaE) performs the final step in coenzyme A biosynthesis.) has translation MKQNRKSIILGVTGGIGSGKSTVSSILKELGAVVIDADVISREVVEPGKLALEELTQEFGKDILDDWGQLKRKELAALVFNDENKLRVLNSIVHKYVAKKIKENVEEQLLKQTKVIVIDAPIPIKNGFLDLCDEVWTVFSLMEVRIERIMKRNGMTYEEAVSRIQSQISDEEYLSIANKVINNNADVKLLRKEVEIQFARLLR, from the coding sequence ATGAAACAAAATAGAAAATCAATTATTTTAGGGGTAACAGGTGGAATAGGAAGCGGAAAAAGTACAGTAAGTAGTATACTCAAAGAACTTGGTGCTGTAGTAATTGATGCAGATGTAATAAGCAGAGAGGTGGTAGAGCCTGGGAAATTGGCTTTAGAAGAGTTGACACAGGAGTTTGGTAAGGATATACTTGATGATTGGGGACAGCTTAAACGCAAGGAACTAGCGGCCCTAGTGTTTAATGATGAAAACAAACTCAGGGTCTTGAACAGTATTGTGCATAAATATGTTGCCAAAAAAATAAAAGAAAATGTGGAAGAGCAGCTGCTAAAACAGACAAAAGTTATTGTTATTGATGCACCCATTCCTATAAAAAACGGTTTTCTTGATTTATGTGATGAGGTTTGGACAGTATTTTCCTTAATGGAAGTAAGGATTGAAAGAATCATGAAGAGAAACGGTATGACCTATGAGGAAGCTGTTTCGAGAATACAATCCCAGATTTCAGATGAGGAATATTTAAGTATTGCGAATAAAGTTATCAATAATAATGCTGATGTGAAACTCCTTAGAAAAGAAGTGGAAATTCAGTTTGCAAGGCTGTTAAGGTGA
- the polA gene encoding DNA polymerase I, which yields MNSEDKILVVDGNSILNRAFYGLSRAAMLTTSEGLYTNAVFGFINILSKYLQDENPRYVCVAFDLKAPTFRHKEYDQYKAQRKGMPNELAVQVPLIKQVLDAMNIARVEVEGFEADDILGTVSLYAEKQGMEAVLLTGDRDSLQLASNHTRIKLPVTRGNKTETDQYDYEKVIEKYGVTPRQLIDVKGLMGDTSDNIPGVPGIGEKTALDLIKKFNSLEELYENIDKVEKKGVREKLENNKELAFMSKRLATIYREVPGVENLNDYARVEIDKEKLYSIFKRLEFKTLIEKFGLENTPFIEATEALKIEHVDVDSISELQSYINVIKLSGKVAVYYHVDPSGSYMDDLCIFACNEQYAPANIVFSEKLTCQAAINELREVFESKDIEKYGHDLKNLYKYLKSHGIELENVVFDTFIAAYILEPTRSTYTISELSEDKLKQSITPVEVLYDKHGKRLDQGQDVSSSEVCAAAINAIFGLTEKLRPIIRENGQDELYYKIELPLVEVLADMELRGFKVDVEGLKAYSKELDSRLVILENEIYMQAGETFNINSPKQLGVILFEKLGLPVGKKTKTGYSTSAEVLEQLSYKHEIVERILEYRQLMKLKSTYADGLLAVLEEDGKIHSNFNQTVTATGRISSTEPNLQNIPVKLEMGRKIRKVFIPTNQDYVLLDADYSQIELRVLAHITDDPAMIEAFLKNEDIHTTTASKVFGIPPEGVSPLMRSRAKAVNFGIVYGIGDFSLSKDIGVTKKEARKYIDDYLDKYSKVKEYMSDTVEKGKEFGFVTTLYNRRRYLPELKSSNFNMRSFGERVAMNTPIQGSAADIIKISMVKVYNELKKRKLKSKLILQVHDELIVETEKSELEEVSKLLKDCMENAVQLKVPLTVDVKHGDSWYETK from the coding sequence ATGAATTCGGAAGACAAAATTTTAGTTGTAGACGGAAACAGTATACTTAACAGAGCATTTTATGGACTTAGCAGAGCAGCCATGCTTACAACGTCTGAGGGTTTATATACAAATGCGGTTTTTGGGTTTATAAATATACTTTCAAAATATCTTCAGGATGAAAATCCAAGATATGTTTGTGTAGCTTTTGATTTAAAAGCTCCTACATTCAGGCATAAGGAGTATGACCAATACAAAGCTCAGAGAAAGGGAATGCCAAATGAGTTGGCAGTTCAGGTTCCACTGATAAAACAGGTTTTAGATGCAATGAACATTGCAAGGGTCGAAGTAGAAGGGTTTGAAGCTGACGATATTTTGGGAACAGTTTCTTTGTATGCCGAAAAGCAGGGAATGGAAGCAGTACTGCTAACGGGAGATAGGGATTCATTGCAGTTGGCTTCTAACCATACAAGAATAAAACTTCCTGTAACAAGAGGAAATAAAACCGAAACAGATCAATACGATTATGAGAAGGTTATAGAGAAATACGGTGTAACACCAAGACAGCTTATAGACGTAAAGGGGCTTATGGGTGATACCTCGGACAACATTCCAGGAGTACCCGGTATCGGCGAAAAAACAGCCCTTGATTTGATTAAGAAGTTTAACTCTTTAGAAGAATTATATGAAAACATAGATAAAGTAGAGAAGAAGGGCGTTCGTGAAAAACTGGAAAATAACAAAGAACTTGCTTTTATGAGTAAAAGACTGGCTACTATATACAGAGAAGTACCCGGAGTTGAGAACCTTAATGACTATGCAAGAGTAGAGATTGACAAAGAAAAACTTTACAGTATTTTCAAGCGTCTTGAGTTTAAAACATTAATCGAAAAGTTTGGTCTGGAAAATACTCCTTTTATTGAAGCAACTGAAGCTTTAAAAATTGAACATGTAGATGTTGATTCCATAAGTGAATTACAATCATATATAAATGTAATTAAACTTAGCGGTAAAGTAGCAGTATATTATCACGTAGATCCTTCCGGCAGTTATATGGATGATTTATGTATTTTTGCTTGCAATGAGCAATACGCTCCTGCAAATATTGTTTTCTCTGAAAAATTAACTTGCCAAGCGGCTATTAATGAACTGCGTGAAGTGTTTGAAAGTAAGGACATTGAAAAATACGGACATGATTTGAAAAACTTATACAAGTATCTCAAATCTCACGGAATAGAGCTTGAAAATGTAGTGTTTGATACTTTTATAGCAGCATATATACTTGAACCTACCAGAAGTACTTACACAATTTCTGAGCTTTCTGAAGATAAGCTAAAACAAAGTATCACCCCAGTTGAAGTTTTATATGATAAACATGGCAAAAGACTTGACCAGGGACAGGATGTAAGTTCATCGGAGGTTTGTGCTGCTGCGATAAATGCCATATTTGGGCTGACTGAAAAGCTGCGTCCAATTATAAGGGAGAATGGCCAGGATGAACTTTACTATAAAATAGAACTTCCTCTTGTTGAGGTACTGGCTGATATGGAGTTAAGGGGCTTCAAAGTTGATGTAGAAGGTCTGAAAGCATATTCAAAGGAATTGGATTCAAGACTTGTAATACTTGAAAATGAAATATACATGCAGGCCGGGGAGACCTTTAATATTAATTCTCCAAAACAGCTGGGTGTAATACTTTTTGAAAAACTTGGACTGCCTGTGGGAAAGAAAACGAAAACAGGATATTCAACAAGTGCGGAGGTACTAGAACAGCTTTCCTACAAGCATGAGATAGTGGAAAGAATTCTCGAATACAGACAATTAATGAAGCTCAAGTCAACATATGCAGATGGACTTTTGGCTGTACTAGAAGAGGATGGTAAGATTCATTCAAACTTTAACCAGACAGTAACGGCAACGGGAAGAATCAGCAGTACTGAGCCTAATTTGCAAAATATACCTGTTAAATTGGAAATGGGAAGAAAAATACGAAAGGTATTTATTCCCACCAATCAAGATTATGTACTATTGGATGCCGATTATTCACAAATAGAGCTAAGAGTACTTGCGCATATAACAGATGATCCTGCAATGATAGAAGCTTTCTTAAAAAACGAGGATATTCATACAACTACAGCATCAAAGGTATTTGGAATACCCCCGGAAGGGGTATCACCTCTTATGAGGTCAAGAGCGAAAGCCGTTAATTTTGGAATAGTTTACGGTATTGGTGATTTTAGTCTATCAAAAGATATAGGGGTAACGAAAAAAGAAGCCAGAAAGTATATAGACGACTATCTAGACAAGTATTCCAAGGTTAAGGAGTATATGAGTGATACTGTTGAAAAAGGCAAAGAATTTGGGTTTGTGACCACCCTTTATAACAGACGAAGGTATCTTCCTGAGCTAAAATCCAGTAATTTTAACATGCGTTCCTTTGGGGAACGTGTTGCAATGAATACACCTATTCAGGGAAGCGCAGCAGATATTATCAAAATATCAATGGTAAAGGTTTACAATGAACTAAAAAAGAGAAAGCTTAAGTCAAAACTTATTCTTCAGGTTCATGATGAATTGATTGTGGAAACAGAAAAATCCGAATTGGAAGAAGTATCAAAATTGCTAAAGGATTGTATGGAAAATGCCGTACAACTAAAAGTGCCTTTAACAGTAGATGTAAAACATGGGGATAGTTGGTATGAAACAAAATAG
- a CDS encoding anti-sigma factor family protein gives MDFCKESDYYISLYMDDMMDETTKKEFEKHMNECSKCSKNFKETLALAELCRESGDIMLPQNFSTSLHDKLVIVAENEKENKGRLFIYNKKLIAGLSTAAVLVISLLAYSLIPHTDLNRQSADISAGITASSSGEDIEKDSAISTKESVQNFALEDNSNENQPISDKLTVDDNRKIENNYSEKRVFEEKSKHKEVIKSNQSTKKIDVESKENTESVFKTNISENETAYTLQYFSNTAEMTLSLDTQDKENKNEGLKGLMSELGGKELTADDKAIVMMEQNNYVDYVIPLDSFTKIQQLANDKYNLEISIKLPVTQENITEQYKELEKKRDELVQKISNMDIKGDETLTMEKEINDLSQKMDEIVKNSGMITVRIFFADK, from the coding sequence ATGGATTTCTGCAAAGAATCAGATTACTATATATCATTATATATGGATGATATGATGGATGAGACAACTAAAAAAGAATTTGAAAAGCACATGAATGAGTGCAGCAAATGTTCTAAAAACTTCAAGGAAACTTTAGCTTTGGCAGAGTTGTGCAGAGAAAGTGGCGATATAATGTTGCCACAGAATTTTTCGACTTCCCTCCATGATAAATTGGTAATAGTTGCGGAAAATGAAAAAGAAAATAAAGGCAGGTTATTTATATATAATAAAAAGTTAATTGCAGGGCTGTCCACGGCTGCTGTGCTGGTAATATCTTTATTGGCGTACAGCCTGATTCCCCATACAGATTTAAACAGGCAGTCTGCTGATATTTCAGCAGGTATAACTGCATCTAGTTCTGGCGAGGATATTGAAAAGGATTCTGCAATTTCCACAAAGGAATCAGTACAGAACTTTGCCCTGGAGGACAATAGTAATGAAAACCAACCAATATCCGATAAACTAACAGTCGATGACAATAGGAAAATAGAGAATAATTATTCAGAAAAAAGAGTTTTTGAGGAAAAAAGTAAACATAAAGAAGTAATAAAGTCAAATCAAAGTACAAAAAAAATAGATGTAGAATCAAAAGAGAATACAGAGTCAGTATTCAAAACCAATATTTCTGAAAATGAAACTGCTTATACACTGCAATATTTTTCAAATACAGCGGAAATGACTTTAAGTTTGGATACCCAGGATAAAGAAAATAAAAATGAAGGCTTAAAGGGTTTAATGTCAGAGCTGGGAGGAAAGGAGCTAACTGCTGACGACAAAGCTATAGTTATGATGGAGCAAAATAACTATGTTGATTATGTTATTCCTTTGGACTCATTTACAAAAATTCAACAGTTGGCTAATGATAAATATAATCTGGAGATTAGCATAAAGCTACCTGTAACACAAGAGAATATTACTGAACAATATAAAGAACTTGAGAAAAAGAGAGATGAATTGGTGCAAAAAATCAGTAATATGGACATAAAAGGTGATGAAACATTGACCATGGAAAAAGAAATAAATGATTTATCGCAAAAGATGGATGAGATTGTAAAGAATAGTGGTATGATAACTGTAAGAATATTTTTTGCAGATAAATAA
- a CDS encoding RNA polymerase sigma factor, translated as MEKINENNLLQKAQSGDIGAFEELMSVYYSKVYNICYRMLNNTEDAYEQAQETFIKAFKYIKDFKGNCAISTWLYRIATNVCLDFIRKNKKKKTVSIEQSTFEDLQLKDSLVSNIPGPEKVAETNAQRKAIKEAMDKMNEKNRLIIILRDFMGLSYDEISETMKIPVGTVKSRISRARKELRELLCKDKEHLFTDYVK; from the coding sequence ATGGAAAAAATAAATGAAAACAACTTGTTGCAAAAGGCACAAAGCGGGGATATAGGGGCATTTGAAGAGCTTATGTCTGTATACTATTCAAAGGTATACAATATTTGCTATAGGATGCTTAATAACACCGAAGATGCATATGAACAGGCTCAGGAGACATTTATAAAGGCTTTCAAGTACATAAAAGACTTTAAGGGAAATTGTGCCATATCTACATGGCTTTATAGAATTGCAACCAATGTATGTCTGGATTTTATTAGAAAGAACAAGAAAAAGAAAACAGTCTCCATAGAACAGAGCACCTTTGAGGATTTACAACTGAAAGACAGTCTGGTTTCGAATATTCCGGGACCGGAAAAAGTAGCAGAGACTAATGCACAGAGAAAGGCTATAAAAGAAGCCATGGATAAAATGAACGAAAAAAATCGTTTGATTATCATTCTTCGTGATTTTATGGGTCTCAGCTATGACGAAATATCAGAGACAATGAAAATCCCTGTGGGCACTGTAAAATCAAGAATCAGCAGAGCCAGAAAAGAACTAAGAGAATTACTATGCAAAGATAAGGAACATTTATTTACCGATTACGTCAAATAA
- a CDS encoding response regulator: MISTILVTDDNILDNAILRNYLYKERVNIVSVLNGREALDIVESRNVDVIILDLIMPVLDGFGFLEEFCKMNSYREIPVIISSNLEMDQIEKALNYDIFDFIPKPINKINRMVVVNKVRKAIQFRKMISQLKLLESKVTHSPG, encoded by the coding sequence ATGATTAGTACTATTCTTGTAACTGATGATAATATCCTGGACAATGCAATACTAAGAAATTATCTTTACAAAGAACGTGTTAATATAGTTTCAGTCCTTAATGGACGAGAAGCTCTGGATATAGTAGAAAGCAGGAATGTTGATGTTATAATACTGGATTTGATAATGCCTGTTTTGGATGGGTTTGGTTTTCTTGAGGAATTCTGTAAAATGAATTCTTATAGGGAAATACCGGTAATAATCTCATCAAACTTAGAAATGGATCAAATTGAAAAAGCATTGAATTACGATATTTTTGATTTTATTCCAAAACCAATTAATAAGATTAACAGAATGGTGGTAGTAAATAAGGTAAGAAAAGCTATACAATTCCGAAAAATGATAAGTCAACTCAAATTACTTGAATCCAAAGTAACACACTCACCAGGATAG
- a CDS encoding UDP-N-acetylglucosamine 1-carboxyvinyltransferase has product MSKIIVTGGKKLKGEIEIEGAKNAVLPILAATILNRGENVIKNCPMFKDVEVIIEILRTLGCKVKVEDNAVIVDSSTLSSTKVTEDLAAEMRSSIILMGPLLAREGKVTISYPGECVTLDSSNLS; this is encoded by the coding sequence ATGAGCAAAATAATAGTCACGGGAGGTAAAAAATTAAAAGGTGAAATAGAAATTGAAGGTGCAAAAAATGCTGTTTTACCAATACTGGCTGCTACGATTCTTAACCGTGGTGAGAATGTAATCAAGAATTGTCCTATGTTTAAGGATGTAGAAGTTATAATTGAAATTTTAAGAACTTTAGGTTGCAAAGTAAAAGTAGAAGATAATGCTGTAATTGTAGATTCATCAACATTATCCTCTACAAAGGTTACTGAAGATCTTGCCGCAGAAATGAGATCATCAATTATATTAATGGGTCCTTTACTGGCCAGAGAAGGAAAAGTGACTATAAGCTATCCTGGTGAGTGTGTTACTTTGGATTCAAGTAATTTGAGTTGA
- a CDS encoding spore coat protein, with product MAELTDKEILASILNERKLAASSLTNLILESSNPTLRNDAKSILTRTFDEQKHVFDMMAQKGWYSVQNANQQEISQAQQKVKGIESQIG from the coding sequence ATGGCAGAATTAACTGATAAGGAAATACTGGCATCAATATTAAATGAAAGAAAACTTGCTGCATCATCATTAACAAATTTGATTCTGGAAAGTTCCAATCCTACACTTAGAAACGATGCAAAAAGTATATTGACCAGAACCTTTGATGAACAGAAACATGTTTTTGATATGATGGCTCAAAAAGGCTGGTATTCAGTACAAAATGCAAACCAACAGGAGATTTCACAAGCACAGCAAAAGGTTAAGGGTATAGAATCCCAGATTGGATAA
- a CDS encoding TrkH family potassium uptake protein, producing the protein MKIRKNKKNKHNLLNMAPQKLLVLSFMVLILVGAVLLSMPFCSKSGEWTPFINALFTSTSASCITGLIVYDTHTHWSIAGQIIILTLVQAGALGIITLATFFSLLLKKKVGLKGMLIAQESINTFRYDEVLKIVRKIVTITLIVETIGALILALRFVPQFGTFGLYMSIFYSISSFCSAGFDITSGAIEGKFLSVTPFNHDPVVIYTISGLIIFGGLGYTVWRDLYEFRKNKTLLFHTKLVLVISSLLLILGTLFIFATEYNNPKTLGPMSLIEKINAAFFQSTAARSAGLNSINLADMKEISKVFTVFLMFVGAAPGSTGGGIKVTTFGVIIITMFSQIKGSGDVILFKRKLNQYTVNKALSITGLSAALILIITIAIVSIQGEFHVLDILYETTSAFGTVGASLGLTPLLNTASKALIILTMFFGRVGPLSFAIALTLKSSKRNSDIVYPEAKILVG; encoded by the coding sequence ATGAAAATTAGAAAAAATAAGAAAAATAAGCATAATTTGCTAAATATGGCTCCACAAAAGCTCTTGGTTTTAAGCTTCATGGTTTTGATACTCGTTGGAGCAGTTCTCTTATCAATGCCTTTTTGCTCCAAATCAGGAGAATGGACACCTTTTATAAATGCTCTGTTTACTTCTACCTCGGCATCATGCATAACAGGTCTGATAGTTTACGATACCCATACTCACTGGTCCATTGCAGGTCAAATAATAATATTAACATTGGTTCAAGCCGGGGCTTTGGGAATTATCACCTTAGCAACCTTCTTTTCGTTATTATTAAAGAAAAAAGTTGGGTTAAAAGGAATGCTCATTGCGCAGGAATCCATTAATACCTTCAGGTATGATGAAGTCCTGAAAATTGTAAGAAAAATAGTAACTATAACTCTGATAGTTGAAACAATAGGAGCGTTAATTTTGGCTTTGAGATTTGTGCCCCAATTTGGTACATTCGGCTTATACATGAGTATTTTTTACTCTATTTCATCGTTCTGCAGTGCCGGTTTTGACATAACAAGCGGTGCCATTGAAGGTAAATTTCTTAGCGTTACGCCATTTAATCACGACCCTGTAGTAATATATACTATTTCAGGACTGATAATATTTGGCGGGCTTGGATATACGGTTTGGAGAGATTTATATGAGTTCAGAAAAAATAAGACTCTTCTTTTTCATACAAAACTGGTGCTTGTTATATCTTCTCTGCTTTTGATTTTAGGTACATTATTTATCTTTGCAACCGAATATAATAATCCTAAAACCCTGGGACCTATGAGCTTAATTGAAAAAATCAATGCGGCCTTCTTTCAATCCACAGCCGCCAGAAGTGCAGGCTTGAATTCAATAAATCTTGCAGATATGAAAGAGATTTCAAAGGTCTTCACAGTTTTCCTTATGTTTGTAGGCGCTGCTCCCGGTTCAACAGGAGGAGGTATAAAGGTTACTACCTTTGGAGTTATAATCATTACTATGTTTTCACAAATAAAAGGCTCCGGAGATGTAATTCTTTTCAAAAGAAAGCTAAACCAGTATACGGTAAATAAAGCCCTGTCAATAACCGGATTAAGTGCTGCACTTATATTAATAATTACCATTGCTATTGTTTCAATTCAAGGTGAATTTCATGTTTTGGATATACTGTATGAGACTACTTCAGCCTTTGGAACAGTTGGAGCAAGTCTTGGATTAACGCCCTTACTGAATACTGCCAGTAAAGCACTCATTATTCTCACAATGTTTTTTGGAAGAGTTGGCCCTCTGTCTTTTGCCATAGCATTGACTCTAAAGTCCTCTAAAAGGAATTCCGACATTGTTTATCCTGAAGCTAAGATTCTTGTAGGATAG